In a genomic window of Methylobacter sp. YRD-M1:
- a CDS encoding NHL domain-containing protein, translating into MLVGFTAQAEDISVYGPEQFTRSPGRLVTIQKNIAVTNPSVSYRLYIINGGLQGSDKLGKFVRSGTIYWNGRLIARPTNFNLYTPTLTLPVITQATNTLTIELHGKPGSSITVQLLRGNQAPVAHAGADQTLFVGDTSVLDGSASTDSDGDPLSYRWRIAQAPAGSLAELSNSNGIHSGFPVDVYGRYQAELIVNDGFLDSVPDQVIIDTRNSAPVANAGADQSAFVGGMVDLDGGVSHDVDGNTLSYRWSLTEKPAASSAVLIDDRLQQCRIAIDKPGHYVAQLIVNDGELDSEPDFVAIDTANSKPIANAGDDQNNKIVGKTVVLDGSLSSDVDGDPLTYIWSLLHQPEGSNAVILQADQAKAAFTPDQPGDYIGQLVVNDSQADSDPDTALVAVSVAEPELVNNAPQITTSPSPSATAGTSYSYDVDASDADGDTLAYSLTVYPTGMTINAQSGQISWTPDADQTGIQSVSVSVTDTKGGSDSQSYTVTVAPAGLATVPDLINLSRTAAETAIANAKLTVGTLDFSHNPASPGSVIAQSPNAGASAAEGSAVLLTLSLGPDQGLPPDPTIIAPKTDATVATTVSAATEFLYSGSNPIQTGVALGTIDAKRVAVIRGKVLDKNNNPLPGVTITIKDHPELGQTLSRADGLFDMATNGGDLLTINYKKTGYLPVQRQVVALWQNYAFADMAILIQQDVKVTTINLNDNTQDFQVAQGSQITDQDGARQATLLIPKGTQAQIYNPDGTTKPITTLNLRLTEYTVGANGPAAMPGPLPPGSAYTYAFEMKAEETDVKVDGKDVLFDRVVPFYIDNFLSFPVGTIVPVGYYDRAKAAWIPSDNGKVIKIVAINNGIADIDSDNDNLADDTAKLSALGINPEERAQLASLYQAGKTLWRVQVTHLSTWDCNWPYKMPDDAVQPKNPPPLADKKEDDPCEVAGSIIECENQVLGETLPIAGTQHSLNYRSARVPGRKNNTIQIPVSGATLPSSLKRIDLIVDVAGQHIEQSLPPIANQTVPFTWNGLDAFGRPAQGGQPAVIKIGYAYAPVYATPAELSAAFGRFSGIPLEGNRARQEVRIWQEQTVQMGEWTNRSANLGAWSLNEHHGYDPVGRVLYQGDGSQRSVLNAIVNNAITTVAGNGTEGFSGDGGSAIQASLKFPRDIAAGVDGSLYIADSANNRVRRVGPDGTITTVAGNGTAGFGGDGGPAMQASLNSPNNIAIGADGSLYISDSSNHRIRRVGPDGIISTVVGNGTSKFSGDGGSAAQAGLNYPVGLAVAADGSLYMAELFESRVRRVGPDGIISTVAGNGTAGFSGDSGPATQASLHWPVDIAIGADGSLYISDSSNHRIRRVGPDGIISTVAGIGSYGFKGDGGPASLAELSGPSNIAVSADGSLYITDQGNFRIRRIGQDGIITTVAGNGTFEFIDEDSTEFNDNGKPATQARLSTPDSIALGTDGNLYISDVFSHKILRVSTLLPSYNLSEVLIPSEDGIELYHFDPAGRHLATQNALTGTTLLSFSYDTNGRLSQITDGDGLMTRIEHDALGHPTAIVAPFGQRTTLELDSNGYLAKVTNPAGESHEMVYTDDGLLTSFKDPRGNASTFTYDALGRLLTDINASNGGSTLSRTELVDGHAVSLTTALDRVTTHTMRNLSTGDRERTHTRPDNTISTTLEKTDGTFVTTEADGTVTTLVQGPDPRFSMLAPVIQSLQISAGGLTANRTGQRTAVLASADNPLSLTKLTDSVTLNGRTRTTVYDAVSKTFTATSPAARQTQAVIDSLGRITQTQATGILPVNHTYDPQGRLATIVQGSGADERLLSFAYNPQGYLDSITDPLERQVKYEYDLAGRVTKQILPDNREIVFSYDASGNLTSLLPPGRPEHRFTYTPVNLTESTVPPDVAAGSNSTLYQYNLDKQLQQIQRPDGQTIDYAYDPAGRTSTVTVPESSYTYDYHPATGKLASITAPDGLVLNYTFNGALPTRTSWLGAVSGNVGKGYDNDFRVSSISVNGADAIAYGYDADSLLTQAGSLSLNRDTQNGLLTGTVLGSLTDSYTYNGFGEVTGYLAQHAGSDLYKADLTRDKLGRIIQKIETVAGSTSTFNYDYNVAGRLKEVKLNGVVQASYGYDDNGNRTEVNAQTVAHYDAQDRLLDYNNTAYTYTDNGELKSRTLGTETTAYHYDVLGNLRHVDLPNGTAIDYLIDGRNRRIGKKVNGVLKQGFLYQDQLRPVAELDGNNAIVSRFVYADKGNVPAYMVKGGITYRIISDHLGSPRLVVDIATNTVVQTMSYDVWGNIIQDSNPGFQPFGFAGGLYDRDTRLVRFGARDYDAETGRWTAKDPILFAGGDTNLYGYVLNDPINFVDPLGLTECDINAARDFARDNNPDLRSPPNEKVNSVSSKNPLLFHPVTKRAGSGTTIYPYAVLINGDKYSGNLSDTQGGDLLEVMTHEYVHYDFGERGDWDNPLNQDQNATEGYVYEQGKVRTPSSLRKEFNKYRRNLCGCP; encoded by the coding sequence ATGCTTGTTGGCTTTACGGCCCAGGCTGAGGATATTAGCGTCTACGGTCCCGAACAATTCACGAGAAGTCCTGGCAGACTGGTAACGATACAAAAAAACATTGCCGTTACCAATCCTTCGGTTTCATACCGGCTCTATATTATCAATGGCGGATTGCAGGGCAGCGACAAGCTCGGCAAGTTTGTCAGGTCTGGCACTATCTATTGGAACGGCAGACTGATCGCAAGGCCTACTAATTTTAATCTATACACGCCTACGCTTACGCTGCCGGTCATTACACAAGCTACCAATACGCTGACAATAGAACTGCATGGCAAACCCGGCAGCAGCATCACTGTGCAACTGCTACGCGGCAATCAGGCGCCCGTAGCCCATGCCGGCGCCGATCAGACCCTTTTCGTCGGCGATACTTCAGTACTCGACGGCAGCGCTTCCACAGACAGCGACGGCGACCCCTTAAGCTACCGCTGGCGAATCGCCCAGGCGCCCGCCGGCAGCCTCGCCGAACTCAGCAATAGCAATGGCATTCATTCCGGGTTTCCGGTTGATGTTTATGGCCGTTACCAAGCTGAACTCATCGTTAATGATGGCTTTCTCGACAGCGTCCCCGATCAGGTGATCATCGACACCCGCAATTCCGCACCGGTCGCAAACGCCGGCGCAGACCAGAGCGCCTTTGTTGGCGGCATGGTCGATCTGGATGGCGGCGTTTCACATGATGTCGACGGCAATACTTTAAGCTATCGCTGGAGTTTAACCGAAAAACCCGCCGCCAGCAGCGCAGTGCTTATCGACGACCGTTTGCAGCAATGCCGTATCGCCATCGACAAACCCGGCCATTACGTCGCCCAGTTGATCGTCAATGACGGCGAATTGGACAGCGAGCCGGACTTTGTCGCCATTGATACCGCAAACAGCAAGCCCATCGCCAATGCAGGGGACGACCAAAACAATAAAATAGTCGGAAAAACGGTTGTGCTGGACGGCAGCCTATCTTCCGATGTCGATGGCGATCCGCTTACCTATATCTGGTCCTTGCTCCATCAACCGGAAGGCAGCAATGCCGTCATTCTACAAGCCGACCAGGCAAAAGCCGCTTTTACTCCCGATCAACCGGGCGATTACATCGGTCAGCTGGTCGTCAATGACAGTCAGGCAGACAGCGATCCTGACACGGCGCTGGTTGCAGTATCCGTTGCCGAGCCTGAGCTGGTCAATAATGCCCCGCAGATCACGACCAGTCCTTCCCCGAGTGCAACCGCGGGAACCAGCTACAGTTATGACGTTGACGCCAGCGATGCGGATGGCGATACGCTGGCTTACAGTCTTACCGTGTACCCCACGGGCATGACCATTAACGCCCAAAGTGGCCAGATAAGCTGGACGCCGGATGCCGATCAGACCGGGATCCAGTCGGTCAGTGTTTCTGTTACCGATACAAAAGGCGGCAGCGATAGCCAGAGTTACACAGTAACGGTGGCACCAGCGGGCCTCGCCACCGTACCGGACTTAATCAATCTGAGCCGGACCGCCGCAGAGACGGCTATTGCCAATGCCAAATTAACCGTCGGCACGCTCGATTTTAGCCATAACCCGGCCAGCCCTGGCAGCGTTATAGCGCAAAGCCCCAATGCAGGCGCTTCGGCAGCGGAAGGATCGGCCGTCTTGCTGACCCTGTCGCTCGGCCCCGACCAGGGCTTGCCTCCTGATCCGACGATTATCGCGCCTAAAACCGATGCCACCGTGGCGACCACGGTTTCTGCTGCAACCGAATTTCTCTATTCCGGCAGCAACCCCATCCAGACTGGCGTTGCCTTAGGAACGATAGATGCCAAACGTGTTGCAGTTATCCGAGGCAAAGTGTTGGATAAGAACAACAACCCACTGCCCGGCGTGACCATCACCATCAAGGATCATCCTGAGTTAGGCCAGACCTTGAGCCGAGCGGATGGCCTGTTTGACATGGCGACTAACGGCGGTGATTTGTTGACCATCAACTATAAAAAAACCGGTTACTTGCCGGTTCAACGTCAAGTCGTTGCCCTTTGGCAGAATTACGCCTTTGCTGACATGGCAATTTTGATCCAGCAAGACGTCAAGGTCACAACCATCAATCTGAATGACAATACGCAGGATTTTCAGGTGGCACAGGGTAGCCAAATCACCGATCAGGATGGCGCCCGGCAAGCCACGCTACTGATTCCGAAAGGTACCCAGGCGCAGATTTATAATCCGGATGGCACTACAAAGCCCATTACCACGCTCAATCTTCGCCTGACCGAATACACCGTCGGCGCCAACGGCCCCGCCGCCATGCCCGGCCCTTTACCGCCCGGCAGCGCCTATACCTATGCCTTCGAAATGAAAGCTGAGGAGACAGACGTCAAAGTCGACGGCAAGGATGTGTTATTCGACAGGGTGGTGCCGTTTTACATCGACAATTTCCTGAGTTTTCCGGTCGGCACCATTGTCCCGGTGGGCTACTACGACCGAGCCAAGGCGGCCTGGATACCCTCCGACAACGGCAAGGTCATCAAAATCGTCGCTATTAATAACGGCATCGCCGATATCGACAGCGACAACGACAATCTGGCGGACGATACAGCCAAACTGTCGGCTTTAGGTATTAATCCCGAGGAAAGAGCCCAGCTAGCCAGCCTTTATCAAGCCGGCAAAACACTGTGGCGGGTACAAGTCACACATTTGTCCACCTGGGATTGCAACTGGCCCTACAAAATGCCGGACGATGCAGTTCAGCCCAAAAATCCTCCGCCCTTGGCTGACAAAAAAGAGGATGACCCCTGTGAAGTCGCAGGCTCCATTATCGAATGCGAAAATCAGGTGTTGGGCGAAACCCTGCCGATCGCCGGTACGCAGCACAGTCTCAACTACCGTAGCGCCAGAGTACCGGGTAGAAAGAACAATACCATTCAGATTCCGGTGAGTGGAGCCACGCTCCCGAGTTCGCTAAAACGGATTGATCTGATTGTGGATGTCGCAGGCCAACATATAGAGCAAAGTCTTCCGCCGATAGCCAATCAAACCGTTCCGTTTACCTGGAATGGGCTCGATGCGTTTGGCCGCCCGGCTCAGGGGGGGCAACCTGCTGTCATCAAGATTGGCTACGCTTACGCCCCAGTCTATGCTACCCCGGCAGAGCTGTCGGCCGCCTTCGGACGCTTCTCCGGCATACCGCTTGAGGGTAATCGAGCACGCCAGGAAGTACGGATATGGCAAGAGCAGACTGTACAGATGGGAGAATGGACTAATCGTAGCGCTAACTTAGGCGCATGGAGTCTGAATGAACACCACGGCTACGATCCGGTTGGCCGAGTGCTTTATCAAGGCGATGGTAGTCAACGTAGCGTTCTAAATGCGATTGTGAACAATGCCATCACTACTGTGGCGGGTAATGGGACGGAGGGATTTAGTGGCGATGGCGGATCAGCGATCCAGGCTTCGCTTAAATTCCCTCGCGATATTGCGGCCGGTGTAGACGGCAGCTTGTATATCGCTGATTCTGCTAATAATAGAGTTCGCCGGGTAGGCCCAGACGGCACTATCACTACTGTGGCAGGTAATGGAACAGCAGGATTCGGCGGTGATGGCGGACCAGCAATGCAAGCTTCACTAAATTCACCTAACAATATTGCAATCGGTGCCGATGGCAGCTTGTATATCTCTGATTCTTCCAATCACAGAATTCGTCGGGTAGGCCCAGACGGCATTATTTCTACTGTAGTTGGCAACGGAACATCTAAATTCAGCGGTGATGGAGGCTCAGCGGCCCAAGCGGGTCTTAATTATCCTGTTGGTCTCGCCGTTGCGGCAGATGGCAGTCTATATATGGCAGAGCTTTTTGAAAGTAGAGTTCGCCGGGTAGGCCCAGACGGCATTATCTCTACCGTGGCAGGTAATGGAACAGCAGGATTCAGCGGTGATAGCGGACCGGCAACGCAAGCTTCACTTCATTGGCCTGTCGATATTGCAATCGGTGCCGATGGCAGCTTGTATATCTCTGATTCTTCCAATCACAGAATTCGTCGGGTAGGCCCTGACGGCATTATCTCTACTGTGGCAGGCATTGGATCATACGGGTTCAAAGGTGACGGTGGACCAGCATCTCTGGCTGAACTTAGTGGCCCTTCGAACATCGCGGTTAGTGCTGACGGCAGCTTGTATATCACTGATCAAGGTAACTTTAGAATTCGCAGAATAGGTCAGGATGGCATCATCACTACAGTGGCGGGCAACGGAACATTCGAATTCATCGACGAAGATTCAACCGAATTCAACGACAATGGTAAGCCAGCGACCCAAGCTAGGCTTAGCACTCCTGACAGTATTGCATTGGGGACTGACGGCAACTTGTATATCAGTGATGTTTTTAGTCACAAAATTCTCCGTGTATCTACTTTACTGCCAAGCTATAACTTGAGTGAAGTTCTGATTCCCTCCGAAGATGGCATCGAACTCTACCATTTTGATCCGGCAGGACGGCACCTCGCCACTCAAAACGCTCTCACTGGTACTACCTTGCTTAGTTTCAGTTACGATACCAATGGCCGACTAAGCCAGATCACCGACGGCGACGGCCTGATGACCCGCATTGAGCACGACGCCTTGGGCCATCCTACCGCTATCGTGGCACCGTTTGGCCAGCGCACCACGCTCGAATTGGACAGCAACGGCTACCTCGCCAAAGTCACCAACCCTGCAGGCGAAAGCCATGAAATGGTTTACACCGACGATGGCTTGCTGACCTCGTTCAAAGATCCGCGCGGCAATGCCTCTACCTTTACTTATGATGCATTAGGTCGGCTATTGACCGATATCAATGCCAGCAACGGTGGTTCCACACTATCGCGTACCGAACTGGTCGATGGTCATGCGGTTTCGCTCACTACCGCACTCGACCGGGTCACCACCCATACCATGCGCAATCTCAGCACCGGCGACCGGGAACGGACACATACCCGGCCCGACAACACGATCTCGACGACTCTGGAAAAAACCGACGGCACATTCGTTACCACAGAGGCTGACGGCACGGTGACCACGTTGGTACAAGGCCCCGATCCGCGTTTTTCCATGCTGGCGCCGGTCATCCAAAGCCTGCAAATCAGCGCCGGCGGCTTGACCGCTAACCGGACCGGCCAGCGCACGGCGGTTCTCGCTAGCGCCGACAACCCGCTGAGTCTGACCAAGCTCACGGATAGCGTCACCCTCAACGGCCGCACGCGTACCACCGTGTATGATGCCGTGAGCAAGACCTTCACGGCTACCAGTCCAGCAGCACGACAAACCCAGGCGGTAATCGACAGCCTGGGTCGCATCACCCAGACGCAGGCGACAGGCATCCTGCCTGTCAACCACACCTATGACCCCCAGGGCCGCCTAGCCACTATCGTCCAAGGCAGCGGAGCGGATGAACGGCTCCTCAGCTTCGCCTACAACCCACAAGGCTATCTGGACAGCATCACCGATCCGCTTGAGCGGCAGGTCAAGTATGAATACGACCTGGCCGGTCGGGTGACTAAACAAATCCTGCCGGACAACCGCGAGATTGTGTTCAGCTACGATGCCAGCGGCAACCTGACTTCGCTGTTGCCGCCCGGCCGGCCTGAGCACCGCTTTACCTATACGCCGGTCAACCTGACTGAATCCACCGTACCGCCGGATGTTGCCGCAGGCTCCAACAGCACGTTGTATCAATACAACCTCGATAAACAGCTGCAGCAAATACAGCGTCCGGACGGCCAGACCATAGACTATGCCTACGACCCAGCCGGACGCACCAGCACCGTCACTGTTCCCGAAAGCAGCTACACCTATGACTATCATCCCGCGACCGGCAAGCTCGCCAGCATCACCGCGCCGGATGGACTGGTACTGAATTACACTTTCAACGGCGCACTGCCGACCCGGACCAGCTGGTTGGGCGCTGTCAGCGGCAACGTCGGCAAGGGCTACGACAATGATTTCCGGGTCAGCAGCATCAGCGTCAACGGCGCCGATGCCATTGCCTATGGCTACGATGCCGACAGCCTGTTAACCCAGGCCGGCAGCCTGAGCTTGAACCGTGATACGCAAAACGGCCTGCTCACCGGCACGGTGCTTGGCAGTCTGACCGACAGCTACACTTACAACGGCTTCGGCGAAGTCACCGGTTATCTGGCCCAGCATGCCGGGTCAGACCTGTACAAAGCCGACCTCACCCGCGACAAGCTGGGGCGGATCATCCAAAAAATCGAAACCGTGGCCGGCAGCACCAGCACCTTCAATTACGATTACAATGTGGCGGGCCGGCTGAAAGAAGTCAAACTGAATGGCGTCGTGCAGGCCAGTTACGGCTATGACGACAACGGCAACCGCACCGAAGTCAACGCCCAAACTGTCGCCCACTACGACGCCCAGGACAGGCTGCTCGACTATAACAATACCGCCTACACCTATACTGATAATGGCGAACTGAAAAGCAGGACCTTAGGCACAGAGACGACCGCCTACCACTACGATGTGCTGGGCAACTTGCGCCATGTCGATCTGCCCAATGGCACCGCCATCGATTACCTGATCGACGGCCGGAACCGGCGGATCGGTAAGAAAGTCAACGGCGTGCTGAAACAGGGCTTCCTGTATCAGGACCAACTCAGACCCGTCGCCGAACTGGATGGCAATAACGCGATCGTCAGCCGCTTTGTCTATGCCGACAAAGGCAACGTGCCGGCCTACATGGTCAAGGGCGGCATTACCTACCGGATTATCTCCGATCATTTGGGCAGCCCGCGGCTCGTTGTCGACATCGCCACCAACACGGTCGTTCAAACCATGAGCTATGATGTTTGGGGCAACATCATCCAGGACAGCAACCCCGGCTTCCAGCCGTTCGGCTTCGCCGGCGGGCTCTATGACCGCGATACCCGGCTTGTGCGGTTTGGAGCGCGGGATTATGATGCGGAAACCGGGCGGTGGACGGCTAAAGATCCTATTCTTTTTGCTGGAGGCGATACGAATCTTTATGGGTATGTGTTGAATGATCCAATTAATTTTGTTGACCCACTCGGCCTTACTGAATGTGACATCAATGCAGCTCGTGATTTTGCTCGGGACAACAACCCCGATCTACGATCTCCACCGAATGAGAAGGTTAATTCGGTCTCATCAAAAAATCCACTTCTGTTCCATCCTGTTACGAAGAGAGCTGGAAGTGGGACTACGATTTATCCCTACGCTGTGCTAATAAATGGTGATAAATATAGTGGGAACCTGAGTGATACACAGGGTGGAGACCTTTTGGAGGTAATGACTCACGAATACGTTCACTACGATTTTGGAGAGCGTGGAGATTGGGATAATCCTCTCAATCAAGATCAAAATGCCACTGAAGGTTATGTTTATGAACAAGGTAAAGTACGGACTCCAAGTTCCCTTCGGAAAGAGTTCAACAAATATAGGAGAAATCTGTGTGGCTGTCCTTAG
- a CDS encoding DUF4398 domain-containing protein — MFNIPFLHLEIFLSMNLRRISMTHELRQFNASKSLLLLSAAFLLGGCAGNPPNDKMAAAQQSFNQANIDEGDRYAPLEMRVAQEKLSKAHAEMHDEDYEEAAALADEAMINAKLASAKVDAARSTAKLEELKKNIDSLRNEIGTQRRMQQMEQSQ, encoded by the coding sequence ATGTTCAACATTCCCTTCCTTCATCTGGAAATTTTTCTAAGCATGAATTTAAGGAGAATATCAATGACACATGAACTTCGACAATTTAACGCATCCAAATCCCTGTTACTGCTGTCCGCGGCCTTCCTGCTTGGCGGCTGTGCAGGTAATCCTCCCAACGATAAAATGGCAGCCGCACAGCAGTCATTTAATCAAGCCAATATAGATGAGGGCGACAGATATGCCCCATTAGAAATGCGGGTTGCCCAGGAAAAATTGAGCAAAGCCCATGCGGAAATGCATGATGAGGACTATGAAGAAGCGGCAGCACTGGCTGACGAGGCAATGATTAATGCCAAGCTGGCTTCCGCGAAAGTTGATGCTGCCAGGTCCACGGCGAAGCTGGAAGAGTTAAAGAAAAATATTGATTCATTACGCAATGAAATAGGGACTCAAAGGCGAATGCAACAGATGGAGCAAAGCCAATAA
- a CDS encoding IS5 family transposase (programmed frameshift), with product MRKVYPSDISREQFEPIKVLLENARKKTRPRTVDLYEVFCAILYLLKSGCQWRMLPSDFPKWRTVHHYFALWSEKSEGGTSLLEQALKKNQVGEARTRQGRNAKTSFCIVDAQSVKNTDCARRKGYDAGKKVSGIKRHIVVDTQGLPHAIVVTTANVTDRQGALMAIEQHAVDLSAVTSLLVDGAYTGQPFAESVRTLIGAEVQVAKRHELHAFAVMPQRWVVERSFAWLEKCRRLWKNTERLLNTSLQFVNLAFLVLLLRRY from the exons ATGAGAAAAGTGTACCCCAGCGATATCAGTCGCGAACAGTTTGAACCGATCAAAGTCCTGCTGGAAAATGCCCGCAAGAAAACTCGGCCTCGTACAGTGGATTTGTATGAGGTGTTCTGTGCCATTCTGTACTTGCTGAAGAGCGGCTGCCAGTGGCGCATGTTGCCGAGCGATTTTCCGAAATGGCGTACGGTCCATCATTATTTTGCACTGTGGAGCGAAAAATCTGAAGGCGGCACCAGTCTGCTGGAGCAGGCATTAAA AAAAAATCAGGTTGGCGAGGCCCGTACCAGACAGGGGCGCAACGCCAAGACGAGTTTCTGCATCGTTGATGCACAGAGCGTCAAGAACACCGACTGCGCACGCCGCAAAGGGTATGATGCGGGCAAAAAGGTGTCAGGCATCAAGCGCCATATTGTGGTTGATACGCAAGGATTACCCCATGCGATAGTCGTTACCACCGCTAATGTTACGGATCGGCAAGGGGCGCTCATGGCAATCGAACAGCATGCGGTTGATTTATCGGCCGTGACATCGCTACTGGTGGATGGCGCTTATACCGGTCAGCCTTTTGCAGAATCGGTACGGACATTAATCGGTGCCGAGGTGCAGGTGGCCAAACGCCATGAGCTTCATGCCTTTGCCGTCATGCCCCAACGCTGGGTCGTGGAACGATCGTTCGCTTGGCTAGAGAAGTGCCGACGGCTTTGGAAGAATACTGAGCGCTTGCTCAATACCAGTTTGCAGTTCGTTAATCTGGCTTTCTTGGTGCTGTTGCTGCGGAGATATTGA
- a CDS encoding IS3 family transposase (programmed frameshift): MSKKRRNHSPQFKAKVALAAIKGDKTLAELSSEFNVHPNQITQWKQQLQDNASELFSKGKPNSSVSDETIKDLHAKIGQLTVENGFFSQSARSLDRAQRKEKIDPQAELPVTQQCKLLALSRSSVYYRPVEVSDEDLRLMKAIDAIHLEQPFRGSRRIRDELLDRKVVASINRKKVQRLMRQMGLVALYPKKKTSLPSKGHKIYPYLLKGLTIDRPNQVWATDICYIPMAKGFLYLVAVMDWHSRKVLSWRLSNTMDSRFCLEALEEAIECYGAPEMFNTDQGSQFTSDKFTGMLNAHSIKISMDGKGRWVDNVFIERLWRSLKYEDVYLKAYETPRQAEIEIGRYFRFYNEKRRHQGLEGKTPDEVYDADLLNEQKAA; encoded by the exons ATGAGCAAAAAAAGAAGAAATCACTCTCCGCAGTTCAAAGCCAAGGTAGCCTTGGCAGCAATTAAAGGCGATAAAACCTTAGCCGAATTATCGTCTGAGTTTAATGTTCACCCGAATCAGATCACGCAATGGAAGCAGCAATTGCAGGATAATGCCAGCGAGCTGTTCAGCAAGGGCAAGCCTAACTCATCAGTTTCCGATGAAACCATCAAGGATCTGCATGCGAAGATCGGGCAGCTGACGGTGGAAAACG GATTTTTTAGCCAAAGTGCTCGGTCGCTAGATCGAGCTCAACGCAAAGAAAAAATTGATCCCCAAGCGGAGCTACCTGTGACCCAACAATGTAAATTACTGGCGCTGAGCCGTTCTAGCGTCTATTACCGGCCTGTCGAGGTGTCCGATGAAGACCTGAGGCTGATGAAAGCCATCGATGCCATTCATCTGGAGCAGCCGTTCAGAGGGAGCCGGCGGATACGCGATGAGCTGCTGGATCGAAAGGTTGTCGCTTCTATCAACCGTAAGAAAGTGCAACGCCTGATGCGGCAAATGGGCTTGGTTGCGCTTTATCCGAAAAAGAAGACCAGCCTGCCAAGCAAGGGCCATAAAATCTACCCTTACTTGCTGAAGGGCTTGACTATTGACCGTCCCAATCAAGTTTGGGCAACCGATATCTGTTATATTCCGATGGCCAAAGGCTTTCTCTACTTGGTCGCGGTCATGGACTGGCATAGCCGCAAGGTCCTGAGCTGGCGCCTGTCGAATACGATGGACTCCCGCTTTTGCCTGGAAGCTTTGGAAGAAGCGATTGAGTGTTACGGGGCTCCGGAAATGTTCAATACCGACCAGGGTAGCCAATTTACCAGTGACAAATTTACTGGCATGCTCAACGCCCATAGCATCAAGATCAGCATGGACGGAAAAGGTCGTTGGGTCGATAATGTCTTTATTGAACGGCTCTGGCGCAGCTTAAAATATGAAGACGTCTATTTGAAGGCGTATGAAACGCCACGGCAAGCTGAAATAGAGATCGGTCGCTATTTCCGCTTCTACAATGAAAAACGACGGCATCAGGGATTAGAGGGAAAAACGCCGGATGAAGTCTATGATGCTGATCTTTTGAATGAGCAAAAGGCGGCATAA
- a CDS encoding REP-associated tyrosine transposase produces the protein MARLPRMVIPGQSQHIIIRGNNRSEIFCCDADYRFYLEKLQAACKKHNCQVHAYVLMTNHVHLLMTPFSETGLSKALQMLGRYYVQYFNYCYRRTGTLWEGRYKATLIDSESYLLTCMRYIELNPVRAGMAADPVDYPWSSYRFNALGQTDELITPHAEFHRLGKDDSARRAAYRALFKQSISETRINEIREATNKAWALGDSRFKNLFNIC, from the coding sequence ATGGCTCGTCTTCCCAGAATGGTTATTCCCGGCCAATCGCAACATATCATCATTCGCGGCAATAACCGTTCCGAAATTTTCTGCTGTGATGCGGATTACCGCTTTTATTTGGAGAAACTTCAGGCAGCCTGCAAAAAACATAACTGCCAGGTACATGCTTATGTACTGATGACCAATCATGTCCATTTGCTGATGACGCCATTTTCCGAAACCGGCCTGAGCAAAGCGCTGCAAATGTTGGGTCGTTATTATGTGCAGTACTTCAATTACTGTTACCGGCGCACCGGCACCCTCTGGGAAGGTCGCTACAAGGCGACGCTGATCGATAGTGAATCGTACTTGCTGACCTGCATGCGCTATATTGAGCTCAACCCGGTTCGTGCTGGCATGGCGGCCGATCCGGTCGACTATCCGTGGTCAAGCTATCGTTTTAATGCACTGGGACAAACCGATGAATTAATTACCCCTCACGCTGAATTTCACCGCTTGGGAAAAGACGACAGCGCGCGTCGAGCGGCTTATAGGGCGTTGTTCAAGCAGTCAATTTCCGAAACCCGAATTAACGAAATCAGAGAGGCGACTAACAAAGCCTGGGCATTGGGTGACAGCCGCTTTAAGAACCTGTTCAATATCTGCTGA